The Bradyrhizobium ottawaense genome window below encodes:
- a CDS encoding NAD/NADP-dependent octopine/nopaline dehydrogenase family protein, which produces MKIAVLGGGNGSFAAAGDFALSGHEVRLWRRDAGQVAAHRAAGSRILVKDHNGRHDVTLALVTTDIAEAVNGTELILCPAPAFAQTDIARLLAPHLRDGQVVFLPPATFGSMIFAEAAREAGNQARASFAETGTLPWLTRKHGPFEVAITIRAKRLPVGVFPLERAPHALEVIGRAFPDTIEPCGDALSGALMNAGPIIHPPLIVMNAGPIEHFERWDIHKEGTQAAIRRVTDALDAERIAVREALGYGAPHFPLAHHYAKEGEIWMYGRGSHDRLTDSGDWRERIVLTEHRYMREDLRLGLSLLVSVAGLAGVATPLAKAFLSIGGAVCGEDFAQGGRTLETLGLDNLSKAELQTLLRNGF; this is translated from the coding sequence TTGAAGATTGCAGTTCTCGGTGGGGGAAACGGCTCCTTCGCGGCCGCCGGCGATTTTGCGCTGTCGGGGCATGAGGTGCGGCTCTGGCGCCGCGATGCCGGTCAGGTCGCGGCACATCGCGCCGCCGGCTCGCGCATCCTGGTCAAGGATCACAACGGCCGCCACGACGTGACGCTCGCGCTGGTCACGACGGATATCGCCGAGGCCGTCAACGGCACGGAGCTGATCCTGTGCCCCGCTCCTGCCTTCGCACAGACTGATATCGCTCGCCTGCTCGCCCCGCATCTGCGGGACGGTCAGGTCGTATTCTTGCCGCCGGCGACATTCGGCTCGATGATCTTCGCAGAGGCTGCGCGGGAAGCTGGGAACCAGGCCAGGGCAAGCTTTGCCGAAACCGGTACACTGCCGTGGCTCACCCGCAAGCACGGACCGTTCGAGGTCGCGATCACCATCCGCGCCAAGCGGCTTCCAGTCGGCGTGTTCCCGCTCGAACGGGCACCGCATGCGCTCGAAGTCATCGGACGCGCTTTCCCCGATACGATCGAGCCGTGCGGAGACGCGCTGTCCGGGGCGCTGATGAATGCAGGACCCATCATCCATCCGCCGCTGATCGTGATGAATGCCGGTCCAATCGAACATTTCGAGCGCTGGGACATCCATAAGGAAGGCACACAAGCCGCGATTCGGCGGGTGACCGACGCGCTCGACGCGGAACGCATCGCGGTGCGCGAGGCGCTTGGTTACGGTGCACCGCATTTCCCGCTCGCTCATCACTATGCGAAAGAGGGCGAGATCTGGATGTATGGCCGCGGCTCGCACGACCGGCTGACGGATTCAGGGGACTGGCGCGAGCGGATCGTGCTGACGGAGCATCGCTATATGCGCGAGGACCTGCGGCTTGGGCTGTCGCTGCTGGTCTCCGTCGCAGGCCTGGCGGGCGTGGCCACGCCGCTGGCCAAAGCGTTCCTGTCAATCGGCGGCGCGGTCTGCGGCGAGGATTTTGCGCAAGGTGGCCGAACGCTCGAGACGCTGGGGCTCGACAATCTCAGCAAGGCTGAATTGCAGACGCTGCTTCGCAATGGATTTTGA
- a CDS encoding class I adenylate-forming enzyme family protein — protein sequence MDLCSLIDRNAAFAPDKTAIAFEGERLSYAAFAARIERTATALKQELGVGRGDRVAILSLNRPDYLILLYACARLGAMLVPLNWRLAVAEQLFILADASAKVLVLERAFEGVLPELAPGTSVVGLDFTPPRGTTFESLLARSDGAGRNPHTDLSCPLLIVYTSGTTGRPKGAVLRQEALFWNGVMSQHMHNMTSDDHVLTVLPFFHVGGLNIQTTPALQLGATVTVHARFAPETALAAIEQERPTLTVMVPAIIQAVSEHPAWAATDLSSLKAVATGSTIVPPHLIERFVARDVPVLQVYGSTETCPIAVYTRLGGDLSRAGSTGLAGLCCEAKVVDHSGNEVPAGTPGEIAVRGPNVFFEYWGNEAATRDALHDGWYRTGDIGLCDADGYFWVRDRKKNMIISGGENVYPAEVERVLLEHPDVSECAVIGRPDPRWDEVPIAYVIPRSGCRPEANELRAHLQAQLARYKVPRDIVFVADLPRTALGKVQHFLLKQLDAQSRAQGEAS from the coding sequence GTGGACCTCTGCAGTCTGATCGATCGCAACGCGGCGTTCGCGCCAGACAAGACAGCCATTGCCTTCGAAGGGGAACGGCTGAGCTATGCGGCGTTCGCCGCGCGCATCGAACGCACCGCGACGGCATTGAAACAGGAGCTCGGCGTCGGCCGCGGCGACCGCGTCGCTATCCTCAGCCTGAACCGACCCGACTATCTTATTCTGCTCTACGCCTGCGCGCGGCTGGGTGCGATGCTCGTGCCGCTGAACTGGCGGCTGGCGGTCGCCGAGCAACTCTTCATTCTCGCCGATGCGAGCGCCAAGGTGCTGGTGCTCGAGCGGGCCTTCGAGGGAGTTCTCCCCGAGCTTGCGCCGGGGACGTCCGTTGTCGGCCTCGACTTCACGCCACCTCGCGGCACGACATTCGAAAGCCTGCTCGCGCGCAGCGACGGCGCCGGCCGAAATCCGCACACCGATCTCTCCTGCCCCCTGCTTATCGTCTACACATCGGGGACAACCGGGCGGCCGAAAGGCGCGGTGCTGCGCCAGGAGGCGCTGTTCTGGAACGGCGTCATGAGCCAGCACATGCACAACATGACGTCCGACGATCATGTGCTGACCGTGCTGCCGTTCTTCCACGTCGGCGGCCTCAACATCCAGACCACGCCGGCTCTGCAGCTCGGCGCGACCGTCACGGTCCATGCACGCTTCGCGCCGGAGACCGCGCTTGCGGCCATCGAACAGGAGCGGCCGACACTCACGGTCATGGTGCCTGCGATCATCCAGGCGGTGAGCGAGCATCCCGCCTGGGCCGCCACCGATCTTTCGTCACTCAAAGCCGTCGCCACCGGCTCGACCATCGTGCCTCCCCATCTGATCGAGCGTTTCGTCGCCCGCGATGTGCCGGTGCTTCAGGTCTACGGCTCGACGGAAACCTGCCCGATCGCCGTCTACACGCGGCTTGGCGGCGACCTCTCGCGTGCGGGATCGACCGGACTTGCCGGCCTGTGCTGCGAAGCGAAGGTGGTCGATCATTCCGGCAACGAGGTGCCGGCAGGCACGCCGGGCGAGATCGCGGTACGCGGACCCAATGTGTTCTTCGAATATTGGGGCAACGAGGCGGCAACGCGCGACGCATTGCACGACGGCTGGTATCGCACCGGCGACATCGGCCTGTGCGACGCCGACGGCTATTTCTGGGTCCGCGACCGCAAGAAGAACATGATCATTTCGGGGGGAGAGAACGTCTACCCGGCCGAGGTCGAGCGCGTCCTGCTCGAACATCCCGATGTCAGCGAATGCGCCGTGATCGGCCGGCCGGACCCGCGCTGGGACGAGGTGCCGATCGCTTATGTCATCCCCCGATCCGGCTGCCGGCCCGAAGCGAACGAGCTGAGAGCCCATCTCCAGGCGCAACTCGCCCGCTACAAGGTGCCACGCGATATCGTCTTCGTCGCCGACCTGCCGCGCACCGCACTGGGGAAGGTCCAGCATTTCCTGCTGAAGCAGCTTGATGCGCAGTCCCGCGCGCAAGGAGAAGCATCTTGA
- a CDS encoding acyl-CoA dehydrogenase family protein, which yields MTMQVSKTIGTTDKVALDAPIFDPVAFRLSDEQAGIVTRAREIGQSVFAARAATYDREATFPIENYRDLHRVGLLGIAVPKKHGGLGANYQTYALAAAEIGRYCGATALTWNMHVCSTLWSGPLADDLDMDAGTRAEHERRRAVHYKRIVEDGAIYSQPFSEGGAAAAGGVAFGTEARPVEGGWIVNGKKIFASLSGHADYYGVLCTEIEEGEKASRRNTLYLAISAKSEGVSVVGDWDPLGMRGTVSRTLLFKDVFVPADSALMPRGVYFQAAMRWPHMFLTLSPTYMGLAQAAYDFTVRYLRGEVPGMPPVKRRMYPTKQIAVAQMQIKLEQVKAIWFQAVTEACANPSKEQVLRAYAAQYSVMEGANELAALAIRTCGGQAMLRSLPLERIYRDSRCGSLMLPWTAELCLDRIGREALYETGETDD from the coding sequence ATGACCATGCAAGTCAGCAAGACGATCGGCACGACTGACAAGGTGGCGCTGGATGCGCCGATCTTCGATCCCGTTGCATTCCGCCTCAGCGACGAGCAGGCTGGCATCGTTACGCGGGCAAGAGAGATCGGTCAGAGCGTGTTCGCCGCTCGCGCCGCCACCTACGATCGCGAGGCGACCTTTCCGATCGAGAATTATCGCGACCTGCACCGCGTCGGTCTGCTCGGCATTGCCGTTCCCAAGAAACACGGTGGGCTCGGCGCGAACTACCAGACCTATGCTTTGGCGGCCGCCGAGATCGGCCGCTATTGCGGCGCGACCGCGCTGACCTGGAACATGCACGTGTGCTCGACCCTCTGGTCGGGGCCCCTCGCCGACGATCTCGACATGGACGCCGGGACCCGGGCCGAGCACGAGCGGCGTCGCGCAGTCCACTACAAGCGCATCGTCGAGGATGGTGCGATCTATTCGCAACCCTTCTCCGAGGGTGGAGCGGCCGCCGCAGGCGGCGTCGCCTTCGGCACGGAAGCAAGGCCGGTCGAGGGCGGCTGGATCGTCAACGGCAAGAAGATTTTTGCATCGCTCTCCGGCCATGCCGACTATTACGGCGTGCTCTGCACTGAGATCGAGGAAGGCGAGAAGGCCTCGCGCCGCAACACGCTTTACCTCGCGATCTCCGCCAAATCGGAAGGCGTCTCTGTCGTCGGTGACTGGGACCCGCTCGGCATGCGCGGAACGGTTTCGCGGACGCTCCTGTTCAAGGACGTGTTCGTGCCGGCCGACTCTGCACTGATGCCGCGCGGCGTCTATTTCCAGGCCGCGATGCGCTGGCCTCACATGTTCCTCACGTTGTCGCCGACCTATATGGGCCTGGCCCAAGCGGCCTATGATTTCACCGTGCGTTATCTGCGCGGCGAAGTGCCGGGCATGCCGCCGGTCAAGCGCCGGATGTATCCGACCAAGCAGATCGCGGTCGCGCAGATGCAGATCAAGCTCGAGCAGGTCAAGGCGATCTGGTTCCAGGCCGTCACCGAAGCCTGCGCCAATCCGAGCAAGGAGCAGGTGTTGCGGGCCTATGCCGCGCAATATTCGGTGATGGAAGGCGCCAATGAGCTTGCCGCGCTCGCGATCCGCACCTGCGGCGGTCAGGCCATGCTTCGCTCGCTGCCGCTGGAACGGATCTACCGCGACAGCCGCTGCGGCTCGCTGATGCTGCCCTGGACCGCCGAGCTCTGCCTCGACCGGATCGGACGCGAGGCGCTGTATGAGACCGGCGAGACGGACGACTGA